Within Longimicrobium sp., the genomic segment CCTCACCGCGGACGAGATGCGGCGGTGGGACGAGCATTCCATCCACACGGCCGGCATCCCCGAGCGCGTGCTGATGGAATCCGCGGGACGCGCCGCAGCATCCGTCATCCACCATCTGTATCCCGATGGACGGGTGGTCGCCGCGGTGGGAAGCGGCAACAACGGGGGCGACGCGATGGTGGTCGTCCGCACGCTGCGGGCGTGGGGGCGCGACGTGGCCGCGGTGCAGATCGGCAGCCGCCCGTCCGATCCGGCGCTGCTGCACGGGTGGGACGTGCCCTCCATCCCGGCGGAGGACGCGGACGAGGCCTTTCGCACCGCGGGGGTGATCGTCGATGGACTCCTGGGCACCGGCGCGTCGGGAGCCCCGCGCGGCGCGTACGCCCGGGCGATCGAGGCCATCGAGCGAAACGGGCGCCCCGTCGTGGCGCTGGACGGGCCATCGGGCGTGGACCTGGCCACGGGTGCGGCGGAAGGTGTGGCGGTCCACGCGGACGTGACCGTCACCTTCGGCGCGCCGAAGCGGGGCCTGCTGCTGTTCCCCGGGCGGGAGCGGGCGGGGCGGATCGTCGCGGTGGAGATCGGGTTCGCGCCGCTGGAGGACGCGGATGCGCGGCTGATCACGCCGTCGTGGGCCCGCGGCGTCCTGTCTCCCGTTCCGCCGAACGCGCACAAGGGGATGATGGGCAAGGTGTCCATCGTCGCGGGGCGGCGAGGGATGTCGGGCGCGGCGGTGCTGGCGGGATTCGGGGCGCTGCGGGCGGGGGCGGGGATGGTGTCGATCGTCTCGCCGGATGCGAATCGCGAGATCATCCAGTCCTCCCTCCCCGAAGCACTGTACGTGGATCGCGATGCGCTCGGTCCCGGCTTCCAGTCCGGCTCGCAGGCCGTCGTCGCCGGGCCGGGGATGGGCACGGACGACGAGGCGCTGGACCTGCTCGGCATGATCGCGCGAGGCAGCGACGTGCCGCTGCTGCTGGATGCGGATGCGCTGACGCTTCTCGCCCGCGATCCCGATCTGCGCGACGCGATCGACCGGCCGCTGGTGCTCACCCCGCACCCAGGGGAGATGGGCCGCCTGATCGAAAAGACGGTCCAGGAGATCACGGCGGACCCGTTCGGCGCGGCGACGGAGGCCGCGGAGCGCTTCCGCTGCACCGTGCTGCTGAAGGGAAATCCATCGCTCGTCGCGAGCGAAGGGGAGCCGACGCTGGTGAACGTGGCGGGGCACTCGGGGCTGGCGACGGGCGGCAACGGCGACGTGCTGAGCGGGGTAATCGGCGCCTTCCTGGCGCTCGGGATGGAGCCGCGAGACGCCGCCGGGGCCGCGCTGTACTACGCCGGCCGCGCGGCGGAGATCGCCGGCCGGGGCCGCGGGCTCATCCCCCGCGACGTCGCCGAGGCGCTTCCCGCGGCGCTGGAGGAGGAGGTGGGGCGGGGGAGCGCGCTCGGGCTGCCGGGGATCCTGCTGGATCTGCCGGCGGCGCGGTAGGCGTGGCGGGAGGGCCAAGGTGGGTCAGCCGCGGCCCTGCACGGGCGAATGAATTCGCTGCAATAACCACACGATGTCCGCCTTCGCGGACGAGCTTGCTGTCGTGGGGCTTCGATGGTGAGGCGCGCCCCGGCCTCTGCCCTCGAGTGAGTTTTTTCTGGGTCCAGCGCACCATACTCGGACCGACCACAAACCTGTCATCCAGAGGCCCGGGCGCACTGGACCGGCCCGCAGTGCATACCACGCAGGGCCGTGGGATCTTGCCGCGGAAGCCACTTGGTCAGGGCGCGGCAGCGACACGGAACCCTGAGCCTCGGTCCTGATTCTCGCTTGGGTTCGCGCCCCAAGCCCTGCACGGGCGAATGAATTCGCTGCAACGACCACACGAAGTCTGCCTTCGCAGACTACATGCTTGGGTGTGGTGCACGCTCGGTGGCGCGCTTCTGAAGTTGACAGTCGCGCGGCGGAAAAGTACGTTCCGCAGGCAGGCTTTCCGTCGAAATCACGACCCACTCACTCGCGCCCACGCGGTCCCGAATACATGGCGATCATCACCGAGATCCACGCACGCGAGATCCTGGATTCGCGCGGCAACCCGACGGTCGAGGCCGACGTCCTGCTCTCGAGCGGCGCCAGCGGGCGGGCGGCCGTGCCCAGCGGAGCGTCCACCGGCGAGCACGAGGCCGTGGAGCTTCGCGACGGTGACGACAAGCGCTACCTGGGCAAGGGCGTCACGCGCGCGGTCGAGAACATCGAGGACCAGATCGCCGAGGCGCTCACCGGCTACGACGCCTACGACCAGGTGGCCGTCGACCGCACGATGATCGAGCTGGACGGCACCCCCAACAAGAGCCGCTTGGGTGCCAACGCCATCCTCGCCGTTTCGCTGGCCACGGCCCGCGCCGCCGCCGACGACGCGGGGCTGCCGCTGTACCGCTACCTGGGCGGCGCGATGGCCAACGTCCTTCCCGTTCCCATGCTCAACATCCTGAACGGCGGCGCGCACGCCGGCAACAACGTGGACTTCCAGGAGTTCATGGTGATGCCCATCGGCGCCGAAACGTTCAGCGAGGGGCTGCGGATGGGCGTGGAGGTGTTCCACGCGCTCAAGAAGGTGCTCGGCAAGGCGGGAAAGAGCACCGCCGTGGGCGACGAGGGCGGGTTTGCGCCGGACCTCAAGGACAACGAAGAGGCCGTCGCCGTCATCCTGCAGGCCATCGAGCAGGCCGGCTACCGCCCCGGCGAAGACCTGGTGCTGGCGCTGGACGTGGCGGCGTCGGAGATGTTCCGCGACGGCGGCTACGTCTTCCACAAGTCGTCGGGCGAGCGCAAGACGCCGCAGGAGATGGTGGAGTTCTACACCGAGTGGTGCCGCCGCTACCCCATCCGCTCCATCGAGGACGGGATGGACGAGAACGACTGGGACGGCTGGAAGGCGCTGACCCAGGCCGTGGGCGCGAACATCCAGCTGGTGGGCGACGACCTGTTCGTCACCAACACCGAGCGCCTGGCGCGCGGCATCAAGGAAGGCATCGGCAACGCCATCCTGCTGAAGGTGAACCAGATCGGCACGCTCACGGAGACGCTGGACGCCATCCGCATGGCGCGCAAGGCGGGCTTCAACGCCGTGATGTCGCACCGCTCGGGCGAAACGGAAGACACCTTCATCGCCGACCTGGCGGTGGCCACCGGCGTCGGCCAGATCAAGACGGGAAGCGCCAGCCGCACCGACCGCGTGGCCAAGTACAACCAGCTCCTGCGCATCGAGGAGCACCTGGGCGACGCGGCCCTGTATCCCGGACGCGGCCTGTGGCGGTGAACCCGCGCGCGTTCCGCCGCCTGGCGACGGGCGGGGTGCTGGCCCTGGCGGCGTACTACGCGCTGTGGGGGGGCGAGTACTCCGCCTTTCACCTGCGGCGGCTGGACGCCGACCGCCGCGAGGCCGAAACGCGGCTGGCGGACACGCGCGGGCAGGTGGATTCGCTCAAGGTGCTGGCGCGTACGCTGGAGCGTGACGACGCGGCCGTGGAGCGCATCGCCCGCGAGCGCTTCGGGATGATCCGCGACGGCGAGCTGCTGTACCGCTTCGTCCCGGTAGA encodes:
- a CDS encoding NAD(P)H-hydrate dehydratase — translated: MTHDPPFFAAPRVPVLTADEMRRWDEHSIHTAGIPERVLMESAGRAAASVIHHLYPDGRVVAAVGSGNNGGDAMVVVRTLRAWGRDVAAVQIGSRPSDPALLHGWDVPSIPAEDADEAFRTAGVIVDGLLGTGASGAPRGAYARAIEAIERNGRPVVALDGPSGVDLATGAAEGVAVHADVTVTFGAPKRGLLLFPGRERAGRIVAVEIGFAPLEDADARLITPSWARGVLSPVPPNAHKGMMGKVSIVAGRRGMSGAAVLAGFGALRAGAGMVSIVSPDANREIIQSSLPEALYVDRDALGPGFQSGSQAVVAGPGMGTDDEALDLLGMIARGSDVPLLLDADALTLLARDPDLRDAIDRPLVLTPHPGEMGRLIEKTVQEITADPFGAATEAAERFRCTVLLKGNPSLVASEGEPTLVNVAGHSGLATGGNGDVLSGVIGAFLALGMEPRDAAGAALYYAGRAAEIAGRGRGLIPRDVAEALPAALEEEVGRGSALGLPGILLDLPAAR
- the eno gene encoding phosphopyruvate hydratase, translating into MAIITEIHAREILDSRGNPTVEADVLLSSGASGRAAVPSGASTGEHEAVELRDGDDKRYLGKGVTRAVENIEDQIAEALTGYDAYDQVAVDRTMIELDGTPNKSRLGANAILAVSLATARAAADDAGLPLYRYLGGAMANVLPVPMLNILNGGAHAGNNVDFQEFMVMPIGAETFSEGLRMGVEVFHALKKVLGKAGKSTAVGDEGGFAPDLKDNEEAVAVILQAIEQAGYRPGEDLVLALDVAASEMFRDGGYVFHKSSGERKTPQEMVEFYTEWCRRYPIRSIEDGMDENDWDGWKALTQAVGANIQLVGDDLFVTNTERLARGIKEGIGNAILLKVNQIGTLTETLDAIRMARKAGFNAVMSHRSGETEDTFIADLAVATGVGQIKTGSASRTDRVAKYNQLLRIEEHLGDAALYPGRGLWR
- a CDS encoding septum formation initiator family protein — encoded protein: MAVNPRAFRRLATGGVLALAAYYALWGGEYSAFHLRRLDADRREAETRLADTRGQVDSLKVLARTLERDDAAVERIARERFGMIRDGELLYRFVPVDSAAAPK